The following are encoded in a window of Gossypium raimondii isolate GPD5lz chromosome 13, ASM2569854v1, whole genome shotgun sequence genomic DNA:
- the LOC105781643 gene encoding uncharacterized protein LOC105781643: MTLNNYQLPVMKTKSTKEADLFKIDTVAMLASQVEALSKKIDDLNMAKQMNSVPKYTKFLKALLTNKRKLDELSTVELNEECSTILQNKLPTKLKDPESFTVTCFIGSLNVKKALADLGASINLMPYKMFKLGPKEPKTTKMSIQLVDKSIKYPKGIIEYVIGKVDKFIFPVNFVILDIDEDIEVPMILGQPFLVTSRTVIDVVNNKLVLKVGDEEVTLQACDFVRVSSEQHDSHYSDNVSSHVTQHSL, from the exons ATGACACTGAATAACTATCAGTTGCCAGTTATGAAAACAAAGTCTACTAAGGAAGCTGATCTTTTTAAGATAGATACAGTTGCTATGTTAGCAAGTCAAGTAGAAGCTTTGAGTAAgaaaattgatgatttgaatATGGCTAAGCAAATGAATTCA GTGCCCAagtatacaaaatttttaaaggcgttgttaacaaataaaaggaagttAGACGAACTGTCCACCGTGGAGCTCAATGAGGAGTGTTCAACTATTCTCCAAAACAAACTACCTACCAAGCTTAAAGATCCAGAGAGTTTTACTGTCACTTGTTTTATTGGTAgcttaaatgttaaaaaagcTTTGGCTGATTTGGGTGCTAGTATAAATTTGATgccttataaaatgttcaaactTGGTCCCAAGGAACCAAAAACCACTAaaatgagtattcaattagttGACAAATCAATTAAGTATCCTAAGGGCATTATTGAATATGTAATTGGTAAagtcgataaatttatattccctgttaattttgttatattggaCATCGACGAGGATATTGAGGTGCCCATGATCTTAGGCCAGCCCTTTTTAGTGACTTCTAGAACTGTAATTGATGTGGTTAATAATAAACTTGTGTTGAAGGTAGGTGATGAAGAGGTTACTCTTCAAGCATGTGATTTTGTGAGAGTTTCTAGCGAGCAACATGATAGTCATTATTCAGATAATGTTAGTAGCCATGTGACTCAACATTCTTTATAG
- the LOC105783265 gene encoding probable glutathione S-transferase produces MAGELVLLDFWPSPFGMRSRIALAEKGIPYEYREEDLRNKSDLLLQMNPVHKKIPVLIHNGKPVCESVIQVQYIDEVWHDKAPLIPSDPYQRAVARFWVDFIDKKMYELGSKIWKTKGEEQANAKKEFIECLKLLEGELGDKTYFGGESLGYVDVALVPFYSWFYAYEKCGDFSIEAECPKMIAWVKRCMQKESVAKSLPDQEKVYEFILQLKKVFGIE; encoded by the exons ATGGCAGGGGAACTAGTATTGTTGGATTTCTGGCCAAGTCCATTTGGGATGAGATCCAGGATTGCTTTGGCTGAGAAAGGGATACCATACGAGTACAGAGAAGAAGATTTGAGGAACAAGAGTGATTTGCTGCTGCAGATGAACCCTGTTCACAAGAAAATCCCTGTTCTTATCCATAATGGTAAACCCGTTTGTGAGTCGGTCATTCAGGTTCAGTATATTGATGAGGTCTGGCATGATAAAGCTCCTTTGATCCCTTCTGATCCTTATCAAAGAGCTGTTGCCAGATTCTGGGTTGATTTCATTGACAAGAAG ATGTATGAGCTGGGGAGCAAAATATGGAAGACAAAGGGAGAAGAACAAGCAAATGCAAAGAAAGAATTTATTGAGTGCCTGAAGCTGTTGGAAGGAGAGCTTGGAGACAAGACTTACTTTGGAGGAGAAAGTCTTGGATATGTGGATGTTGCATTAGTTCCATTTTATAGCTGGTTTTATGCTTATGAGAAGTGTGGGGACTTCAGCATTGAAGCAGAGTGTCCCAAGATGATTGCTTGGGTTAAAAGGTGCATGCAAAAGGAGAGTGTAGCCAAGAGCCTTCCTGACCAAGAAAAAGTCTATGAATTTATTCTGCAGTTGAAGAAAGTCTTTGGAATTGAGTAA
- the LOC105784311 gene encoding scopoletin 8-hydroxylase, producing the protein MAPSFEDGNSVFEFVVRRGNGVKGLVDSGLSKVPEAYVQPPKERIDKENAVKHGLPPIDLSKLDGFGPDHDEVVDQIVKAAETLGFFQVVNHGVPLHLLEFLKDTAHYFFSLPPQRKAVYRSDVSPSPLVKYGTSFMPEKEKALEWKDYILMQYTNDDEALQHWPQEIKGVLLEYLRSSIGMVKKLLQVLLGNFGIKPDDPMIDVLIGKKMLSMNFYPACPNPDLTVGVGRHSDMGTLTVLLQDGIGGLYVKMEQDIDYGKKGDWIEIPPTPNALVINVGDMLQILSNGKYKSAEHRVRTTSTSSRVSIPIFTMPRETTKIVPLPQVVEKDGTALYREFVLIDYMKNFFGNAHEGKKSLDFAQINPT; encoded by the exons ATGGCTCCAAGTTTCGAGGATGGCAACTCTGTTTTTGAGTTTGTTGTTCGACGAGGAAATGGAGTGAAAGGACTGGTGGATTCAGGGCTTTCCAAGGTGCCAGAGGCTTACGTGCAACCACCAAAAGAGCGAATAGACAAGGAAAATGCCGTAAAACATGGCCTGCCACCCATTGATTTGTCGAAACTGGATGGTTTTGGCCCTGACCACGATGAAGTGGTCGACCAAATTGTTAAAGCTGCTGAGACTCTTGGTTTCTTCCAGGTTGTTAACCATGGTGTCCCCCTTCATCTACTAGAATTCCTTAAAGACACTGCACATTACTTCTTCAGCTTGCCCCCTCAAAGGAAGGCTGTTTATCGTTCAGACGTTAGTCCAAGTCCACTAGTAAAGTACGGGACCAGCTTTATGCCAGAGAAAGAGAAAGCATTAGAATGGAAAGATTATATCCTCATGCAATACACCAATGATGATGAAGCTCTTCAACATTGGCCTCAAGAAATCAA GGGTGTGTTACTTGAGTACTTGAGGAGTTCAATCGGCATGGTGAAAAAATTGCTTCAAGTTTTATTGGGAAATTTCGGGATTAAACCAGATGATCCAATGATCGATGTACTTATTGGAAAGAAGATGCTTAGTATGAACTTCTATCCAGCATGTCCTAATCCGGATCTTACTGTAGGAGTAGGACGTCACTCTGATATGGGTACTCTTACAGTCTTGTTACAAGATGGAATTGGTGGTTTATATGTCAAAATGGAACAAGATATAGATTATGGAAAGAAAGGAGATTGGATAGAGATCCCTCCTACTCCCAATGCTTTGGTCATTAATGTCGGTGATATGTTACAG ATATTAAGTAATGGAAAGTACAAAAGTGCAGAGCATAGAGTTCGTACTACGAGCACAAGTTCAAGGGTCTCAATTCCAATTTTCACAATGCCAAGAGAAACAACAAAGATTGTACCTTTGCCTCAAGTAGTGGAGAAAGATGGAACTGCTCTTTATAGAGAGTTTGTGCTTATTGATTATATGAAGAACTTTTTTGGAAATGCACACGAGGGCAAAAAATCACTCGATTTTGCACAGATTAATCCTACTTAA